A window from Pseudomonas campi encodes these proteins:
- a CDS encoding NADPH-dependent 2,4-dienoyl-CoA reductase, translating into MTARYPHLLAPLDLGFTTLKNRTLMGSMHTGLEEKANGFERMAAYFAERARGGVGLMVTGGIGPNDEGGVYSGAAKLTTPEEAEKHKIVTRAVHEADGKICMQILHAGRYAYSPKSVAPSAIQAPINPFKPKELDEEGIEKQIQDFINCSVLAQQAEYDGVEIMGSEGYFINQFLVAHTNHRTDRWGGSYENRMRLPLEIVRRVREAVGPNFIIIYRLSMLDLVEGGSTWDEIVLLAKAIEKAGATIINTGIGWHEARIPTIATKVPRAAFTKVTAKLRGEVSIPLITTNRINTPEVAEQVLAEGDADMVSMARPFLADPDFVNKAAAGRADEINTCIGCNQACLDHTFGGKLTSCLVNPRACHETELNYIPTTTVKKIAVVGAGPAGLSAATVAAERGHSVTLFDSSSEIGGQFNVAKRVPGKEEFFETLRYFKRKLETTGVDLRLNTRVSADDLAKGGFDEVILATGIAPRTPAIPGIEHAKVISYLDAILQRKPVGQKVAVIGAGGIGFDVSEFITHQGEATSLNREEFWKEWGIDGALEARGGVAGIQAHPHPAAREVFLLQRKKSKVGDGLGKTTGWIHRTGLKNKNVQMLNSVEYLKVDDAGLHIRIGEGEPQVLPVDTVIVCAGQDPLRELQDGLVAAGQNVHLIGGADVASELDAKRAINQGSRLAAEL; encoded by the coding sequence ATGACCGCTCGTTACCCGCACCTGCTGGCTCCCCTCGACCTCGGCTTCACCACCCTGAAGAACCGCACCCTGATGGGCTCCATGCACACCGGCCTGGAAGAAAAGGCCAATGGCTTCGAGCGCATGGCGGCCTACTTCGCCGAGCGCGCCCGCGGCGGTGTCGGCCTGATGGTCACCGGCGGTATTGGCCCGAACGATGAGGGCGGCGTGTATTCCGGCGCAGCCAAGCTGACCACCCCGGAAGAAGCGGAAAAGCACAAGATCGTTACCCGTGCGGTGCACGAGGCGGACGGCAAGATCTGCATGCAGATCCTGCATGCCGGCCGTTATGCCTACAGCCCGAAATCGGTAGCGCCGAGCGCGATCCAGGCGCCGATCAACCCGTTCAAGCCGAAAGAGCTGGACGAGGAAGGCATCGAGAAGCAGATCCAGGACTTCATCAACTGCTCCGTGCTGGCCCAGCAGGCCGAGTACGACGGCGTCGAGATCATGGGTTCGGAAGGCTACTTCATCAATCAGTTCCTGGTGGCCCACACCAACCACCGCACCGACCGCTGGGGCGGCAGCTACGAAAATCGTATGCGTCTGCCGCTGGAGATCGTCCGCCGCGTGCGTGAGGCCGTCGGCCCGAACTTCATCATCATCTACCGCCTGTCGATGCTCGACCTGGTCGAAGGCGGCAGCACCTGGGACGAGATCGTCCTGCTGGCCAAGGCCATCGAGAAGGCCGGCGCGACCATCATCAACACCGGTATCGGCTGGCACGAAGCGCGCATCCCGACCATCGCCACCAAGGTACCGCGTGCCGCGTTCACCAAGGTCACCGCCAAGCTGCGCGGCGAGGTGAGCATTCCGCTGATCACCACCAACCGCATCAACACCCCGGAAGTGGCCGAGCAAGTGCTGGCCGAAGGTGACGCCGACATGGTCTCCATGGCGCGCCCCTTCCTCGCCGACCCGGATTTCGTCAACAAGGCCGCCGCCGGCCGCGCCGACGAAATCAACACCTGCATCGGCTGCAACCAGGCCTGCCTGGACCACACCTTCGGCGGCAAGCTGACCAGCTGCCTGGTCAACCCGCGTGCCTGCCACGAGACCGAGCTGAACTACATCCCGACCACCACGGTGAAGAAGATCGCCGTGGTCGGTGCCGGTCCGGCGGGCCTGTCCGCTGCCACCGTGGCCGCCGAGCGTGGCCACAGCGTGACCCTGTTCGATTCCTCCAGCGAAATCGGCGGCCAGTTCAACGTGGCCAAGCGCGTGCCGGGCAAGGAAGAGTTCTTTGAAACCCTGCGCTACTTCAAGCGCAAGCTGGAAACCACCGGTGTCGATCTGCGCCTGAATACCCGCGTCAGTGCCGATGATTTGGCCAAGGGCGGCTTCGACGAGGTCATCCTCGCCACCGGTATCGCCCCGCGCACTCCGGCCATTCCGGGCATCGAGCACGCCAAGGTGATCAGCTACCTGGACGCCATCCTGCAGCGCAAGCCGGTCGGCCAGAAGGTCGCGGTGATTGGCGCCGGCGGTATCGGCTTCGACGTGTCCGAGTTCATCACTCACCAAGGCGAGGCGACCAGTCTCAACCGCGAGGAGTTCTGGAAAGAGTGGGGCATTGACGGCGCGCTGGAAGCCCGTGGCGGCGTGGCGGGTATTCAGGCCCACCCGCACCCGGCGGCGCGTGAAGTGTTCCTGTTGCAGCGCAAGAAATCCAAAGTCGGCGACGGCCTGGGCAAGACCACCGGCTGGATCCACCGCACCGGCCTGAAGAACAAGAATGTGCAGATGCTCAACTCGGTCGAGTACCTCAAGGTCGACGATGCCGGCCTGCACATCCGTATCGGCGAAGGCGAGCCGCAGGTGCTGCCGGTGGATACGGTGATCGTCTGCGCCGGCCAGGATCCGCTGCGCGAGCTGCAGGATGGCCTGGTTGCCGCCGGGCAGAACGTGCATCTGATCGGCGGCGCCGATGTCGCCAGCGAGCTGGACGCCAAGCGCGCGATCAACCAGGGCTCGCGCCTCGCCGCCGAACTCTGA
- a CDS encoding AraC family transcriptional regulator, protein MKSSRVRLGDLSVGFIHGLIAAVREAGQDPAPLLAQFGLDAARLAEPQGRLSIPRYMRLGHAAMQQCSEPALGLCMGRLSHLSQLGLAGITAAQAPNLREAARTLTRFEPLYAHNYRGQSSFHEDSQGAWLRFYSISPYNAYNRFVVDSVLAGWHSHLGQLADMPLKVEKVEIEFAAPSYAERYGAAFGCPVEFSAGANQLRLNQASLALRNPAHCPSTWQQLLALCERELEQLTRTRSLRERITRLLGPLLHGREPDLEEVAARLQLPVWTLRRKLAEEGTQYRAILNDTRRDLAMAYIRDTELAFGEIAYLLGFASAEAFQRAFKRWSGQTPGEFRRHQRLQP, encoded by the coding sequence CTGAAAAGCTCACGTGTGCGCCTGGGCGACTTGTCCGTGGGTTTCATCCACGGCCTGATCGCCGCCGTGCGCGAAGCCGGACAGGATCCTGCCCCCCTGCTCGCCCAGTTCGGCCTGGACGCCGCGCGCCTGGCAGAGCCGCAGGGGCGCCTGTCCATTCCACGCTACATGCGCCTGGGCCACGCGGCCATGCAGCAATGCAGCGAGCCGGCCCTGGGCCTGTGCATGGGCCGCCTCAGCCACCTCAGCCAGTTGGGGCTGGCCGGCATCACTGCCGCGCAGGCGCCCAACCTGCGTGAAGCGGCCCGCACCCTCACGCGTTTCGAGCCGCTGTATGCGCACAACTACCGCGGCCAGTCGAGTTTCCACGAAGACAGCCAGGGTGCCTGGCTGCGCTTCTATTCGATCAGCCCGTACAACGCCTACAACCGTTTCGTGGTCGATTCGGTACTGGCCGGCTGGCACAGCCACCTGGGCCAACTGGCCGACATGCCATTGAAAGTGGAAAAGGTCGAGATCGAGTTCGCCGCCCCCAGCTATGCCGAGCGCTATGGCGCCGCTTTCGGTTGCCCGGTGGAGTTCTCCGCCGGCGCCAACCAGCTACGCCTGAACCAGGCCAGCCTGGCGCTGCGCAACCCGGCGCACTGCCCGAGTACCTGGCAGCAATTGCTAGCCCTGTGCGAACGCGAACTGGAACAACTGACCCGCACCCGCAGCCTGCGCGAGCGCATCACGCGCCTGCTAGGGCCATTGCTGCATGGCCGGGAACCGGATCTGGAGGAAGTGGCGGCACGCCTGCAACTGCCGGTGTGGACACTGCGGCGCAAGCTGGCGGAAGAAGGGACGCAATACCGGGCGATTCTCAACGATACCCGGCGCGATCTGGCGATGGCCTATATCCGCGATACCGAACTGGCGTTCGGCGAAATTGCCTATCTGCTCGGCTTTGCCTCGGCAGAGGCCTTTCAGCGGGCCTTCAAGCGCTGGAGCGGGCAGACTCCGGGGGAGTTCCGCCGCCACCAGCGCCTACAGCCCTGA
- a CDS encoding cyclic nucleotide-binding domain-containing protein, whose product MSEPLNPEQLRSFTPLNVLSEQQWRELRSQLVPQHLLAGQLLFRQGDQARTTYYLLSGELLLCGVDGQEERLQAGTAVSCHPLSPSLPRLHEARALSDASVLALDSATLGRLLTWRLAYQDLLLELAGNGEDTEWLERLLENPLFTKVPPANVRAMLERLHPIDLPADSRVLVEGESGDCCYFLKSGRAEVIRGADSARQVLAELEIGACFGEEALLSDQPRNASVTMIEAGVVLRLDRQDFFSLLKAPVVDEVSFGEAARLLGNGAQWLDVRLQDEYERSHAQHSLNMPLQLLRLKTRLLDKGKTYLCYCDSGKRSASAVFLLSQLGFSAYALRDGLDALPPIQRDALLCESGPGYLARSGGRTERSH is encoded by the coding sequence ATGAGTGAGCCCCTGAATCCCGAACAGTTGCGCAGTTTCACCCCGCTCAATGTGCTGTCCGAACAGCAATGGCGGGAGTTGCGCAGCCAGTTGGTGCCGCAGCACCTGCTGGCCGGGCAGTTGCTGTTTCGCCAGGGCGACCAGGCACGTACCACCTACTATCTGCTGTCCGGCGAGCTGCTGTTGTGTGGCGTCGATGGCCAGGAAGAGCGCCTGCAGGCCGGCACTGCAGTCAGCTGCCACCCGCTTTCACCGAGCCTGCCGCGCCTGCATGAGGCACGTGCGCTCAGCGATGCCAGCGTGCTGGCACTGGACAGCGCGACCCTCGGACGCTTGCTGACCTGGCGTCTGGCTTACCAGGACCTGCTGCTGGAGCTGGCGGGTAACGGTGAAGACACCGAATGGCTGGAGCGGCTGCTGGAAAACCCGCTGTTCACCAAGGTCCCGCCGGCCAACGTGCGCGCCATGCTCGAACGCCTGCACCCGATCGATCTGCCGGCCGACAGCCGCGTGCTGGTCGAGGGGGAGAGCGGTGACTGCTGCTATTTCCTCAAGAGTGGCCGCGCCGAGGTGATTCGCGGTGCCGACAGTGCGCGCCAGGTGCTGGCCGAGCTGGAGATTGGCGCGTGTTTTGGTGAGGAGGCGCTGCTTTCCGATCAGCCACGCAATGCCAGTGTCACCATGATCGAGGCCGGTGTGGTGCTGCGCCTGGATCGCCAGGATTTCTTCTCCCTGCTCAAGGCGCCAGTGGTCGACGAAGTCTCCTTCGGCGAGGCGGCGCGCCTGCTGGGCAATGGCGCGCAGTGGCTGGATGTGCGCCTGCAGGACGAGTACGAACGCTCCCATGCCCAGCACTCCCTGAACATGCCGTTGCAGCTGCTACGCCTGAAGACCCGTCTGCTGGACAAGGGCAAGACCTACCTGTGTTACTGCGACAGTGGCAAACGCAGCGCCAGCGCGGTATTCCTCCTCTCCCAGCTGGGTTTCAGCGCCTACGCCCTGCGCGATGGCCTGGATGCGCTGCCGCCGATTCAGCGTGATGCCCTGCTCTGCGAAAGCGGCCCGGGCTATCTGGCTCGTTCCGGCGGGCGTACCGAACGCAGTCACTGA
- a CDS encoding nuclear transport factor 2 family protein has translation MQNNDLRPLPELLHPQAVFRSPMAHKPYAGAPMVSLILNTVSKVFVDFVYHRELASADGLNVVLEFSAKVGERELKGIDMIRFDEAGKIVEFEVMIRPMSGLQALGEEMGRRLAPFLAAKPA, from the coding sequence ATGCAGAACAATGATCTGCGTCCGTTGCCTGAATTGCTGCACCCGCAAGCGGTGTTCCGTTCGCCCATGGCGCACAAGCCCTATGCTGGCGCGCCCATGGTCTCGCTGATTCTCAATACCGTGAGCAAGGTGTTCGTCGACTTCGTCTATCACCGCGAACTGGCCAGCGCCGATGGCCTCAACGTGGTGCTGGAATTCAGCGCCAAGGTCGGTGAGCGTGAGCTCAAGGGCATCGACATGATCCGCTTCGACGAGGCCGGCAAGATCGTCGAGTTCGAGGTCATGATTCGGCCGATGAGCGGCCTGCAGGCCCTCGGTGAGGAGATGGGCAGGCGTCTGGCCCCCTTTCTGGCAGCCAAGCCGGCCTGA
- a CDS encoding 1-aminocyclopropane-1-carboxylate deaminase/D-cysteine desulfhydrase, with the protein MTLRVPHWTPRAPLQRLSLGWLATAGVEVAVLRLDLLDPLICGNKWFKLLPHLAAAEAAGADGLISLGGAHSNHLHALAAAGQRFAFPTVGLLRGEPQDTPTTDDLQAMGMHLHWLGYGGYRARHQAGFWLPWQDRYSHLHPVAEGGAGLPAAQACAAIVEMAQGQLAPLGWADYQGWWLAAGTGTTLAGLVLAEAGRHPVHGALAVPPGQGVESTVINLLAEAGQATGGYRLLDASRGGFARLDADLAAFIDEAQAESGLPLEPVYTAKALLALRREVEAGYFARGTRLLFLHTGGLQGRRAHAGRMQELAVP; encoded by the coding sequence GTGACGCTGCGCGTTCCGCACTGGACGCCGCGTGCGCCTCTGCAGCGGTTGTCTCTGGGCTGGCTGGCGACTGCGGGTGTCGAGGTGGCGGTGCTGCGTCTCGATCTGCTCGATCCGCTGATTTGCGGCAACAAGTGGTTCAAGTTGCTCCCGCATCTGGCCGCTGCCGAAGCCGCCGGGGCCGACGGGCTGATCAGCCTGGGCGGCGCTCATTCCAATCATCTGCATGCGCTGGCTGCAGCCGGGCAGCGCTTCGCTTTCCCGACGGTGGGCTTGCTGCGTGGCGAGCCCCAGGACACCCCGACCACTGACGACCTGCAGGCCATGGGCATGCACCTGCACTGGCTGGGTTACGGCGGTTATCGCGCGCGCCATCAGGCAGGCTTCTGGCTGCCCTGGCAGGACCGCTATTCACATTTGCATCCAGTGGCCGAAGGTGGCGCCGGGTTGCCGGCGGCACAGGCCTGCGCGGCTATAGTTGAAATGGCGCAGGGGCAACTGGCGCCACTGGGCTGGGCCGATTATCAGGGTTGGTGGTTGGCGGCGGGTACCGGTACCACCCTGGCCGGGTTGGTACTGGCCGAGGCGGGGCGCCACCCGGTACATGGGGCGCTGGCCGTACCGCCGGGGCAGGGGGTGGAAAGTACCGTGATCAACTTGCTGGCTGAGGCCGGGCAGGCAACTGGCGGTTATCGTCTGCTGGATGCCAGTCGCGGTGGTTTCGCCCGGCTAGACGCAGATTTGGCGGCGTTCATCGACGAGGCGCAAGCCGAGTCCGGCCTGCCTCTGGAACCTGTCTATACGGCCAAGGCGCTGCTGGCATTGCGCCGCGAGGTTGAGGCCGGTTACTTTGCGCGGGGCACGCGCCTGTTGTTTCTGCATACTGGTGGTTTGCAGGGGCGCAGGGCTCACGCGGGTCGCATGCAGGAGTTGGCTGTGCCATGA
- a CDS encoding DUF1853 family protein, producing MHTLPRLDELLEQLRQPQVRDLAWALLAPPLLQDSAGLPLRHPLTASSWLREPHRLGDWLLGLERDSHVLQQFLATGSSRLGRYYERLWQFALQAAPDVHVLAANLPIRAQGRTLGELDLLLRDADGVHHLELAIKLYLGPRRDPGTEAGHWLGPASDDRLGLKLQHMAAHQLPLSATPQGRSALAGISAEPAQPGMWLSGYLFYPWATPCDTPTGANLQHLRGHWLHRREWADFTAQDKEAHWQVLPRQAWLAPARLATDQLCSAEQQRDWLESLAPTAPAQLLVRLQAGADGDWREAERVFLVSDDWPNAASL from the coding sequence ATGCACACCCTACCCCGCCTCGACGAGCTGCTCGAACAGCTGCGCCAACCCCAGGTACGCGACCTGGCCTGGGCCCTGCTCGCCCCGCCTTTGCTGCAGGACAGCGCCGGCTTGCCGCTGCGCCATCCGCTGACGGCCAGCAGTTGGCTGCGCGAGCCGCATCGACTAGGCGACTGGCTGCTGGGCCTGGAACGAGACAGCCATGTCCTGCAGCAGTTTCTCGCCACCGGCTCCAGTCGCCTTGGCCGTTATTACGAGCGTCTCTGGCAATTCGCCCTGCAGGCAGCGCCGGATGTGCACGTGCTGGCCGCTAACCTGCCAATCCGCGCCCAGGGCCGCACCCTCGGCGAACTGGACCTGCTGCTGCGCGATGCGGACGGCGTTCATCATCTGGAGCTGGCAATCAAGCTCTACCTCGGCCCACGTCGAGATCCCGGCACAGAAGCCGGGCACTGGCTGGGCCCGGCCAGTGACGATCGCCTGGGGCTCAAACTGCAGCACATGGCCGCGCACCAGCTGCCGCTATCGGCCACGCCGCAGGGGCGCAGCGCATTGGCCGGCATTAGCGCGGAACCCGCGCAGCCGGGCATGTGGCTGAGCGGCTACCTGTTCTATCCCTGGGCAACCCCCTGCGATACGCCAACCGGCGCCAATCTGCAGCACCTGCGCGGGCACTGGCTGCATCGGCGCGAGTGGGCAGACTTCACCGCGCAGGATAAAGAGGCGCACTGGCAGGTTCTGCCGCGCCAGGCCTGGTTGGCGCCGGCACGCTTGGCCACCGATCAGCTCTGCTCAGCCGAGCAACAGCGCGATTGGCTGGAGAGCCTGGCGCCAACGGCCCCCGCACAGCTGCTGGTACGTCTGCAGGCGGGTGCAGATGGCGACTGGCGGGAGGCCGAGCGGGTCTTCCTGGTCAGCGACGACTGGCCGAACGCGGCATCCCTGTAG
- a CDS encoding chromosome partitioning protein ParA produces MSMQNKPQMVEAVMFFSEQRGICKEMFFPEFEALLDGVVNMPEFADEQVRMAYLLVNPRLLIRSVVFFYLDFDEKGAADTGWNLPLRHLADNAGRGPDLGAGPIRLACRSQCPVSWHQMHLWDPSLAPGKNDLVLLRDAVKRNALGLLVEDDSAAMVSPERLQMVAEDKWQAPDAVREAAQQQVEQKDQEHRLKTAQLIKQQRLRITTLGKQYEEEVARLKLAGEERLRSLQTEVHNLHQALRQQEELNASLKEQLGGQGATLQKSREEMTQQLRALERHGRTEVDILRSQFESELQAKVAAAVAEYKEQVAIRDVELAYRTEQDTQLQQDLERLKRERDEFASQGGGQILERLSKLGVVFVVYHPGAGHLTIPLQDIARYQDNPMSYAAAKCFVSEAQYRQWLSHYQQPTCEASLPSGDRCAMPIDRVETPSRFVIGDSNCCARHKAGSRLRTVS; encoded by the coding sequence ATGAGCATGCAGAACAAACCGCAGATGGTCGAAGCCGTGATGTTCTTCAGTGAACAGCGCGGTATCTGCAAGGAAATGTTCTTTCCCGAGTTCGAGGCATTGCTCGACGGTGTGGTCAACATGCCGGAGTTCGCCGACGAGCAGGTGCGCATGGCCTACCTGCTGGTCAACCCGCGCCTGTTGATCCGCTCCGTGGTGTTCTTCTACCTGGATTTCGACGAAAAAGGCGCTGCCGATACGGGCTGGAACCTGCCGCTGCGTCATTTGGCCGACAACGCCGGGCGCGGCCCCGATCTGGGTGCCGGTCCTATCCGCCTGGCCTGTCGCAGTCAGTGCCCGGTGTCCTGGCACCAGATGCACCTGTGGGACCCGAGCCTGGCGCCGGGCAAGAATGATCTGGTGCTGCTGCGCGATGCGGTCAAGCGTAACGCCCTGGGCCTGCTGGTGGAGGATGATTCCGCCGCGATGGTATCGCCCGAGCGCCTGCAGATGGTGGCCGAGGACAAGTGGCAGGCGCCTGACGCCGTGCGTGAGGCGGCGCAACAACAGGTCGAACAGAAGGATCAGGAACATCGCCTGAAGACCGCTCAGCTGATCAAGCAGCAGCGGTTGCGCATCACCACCCTGGGCAAACAGTACGAAGAAGAAGTAGCCCGCCTCAAGCTGGCCGGCGAAGAGCGCCTGCGCAGCCTGCAGACCGAAGTGCACAACCTGCACCAGGCCCTGCGTCAGCAGGAAGAACTGAACGCCAGCCTGAAAGAGCAGTTGGGCGGGCAGGGTGCGACCCTGCAGAAAAGCCGCGAGGAAATGACCCAGCAGCTGCGTGCTCTGGAGCGTCACGGGCGAACCGAGGTGGATATCCTGCGCTCACAGTTCGAGAGCGAGTTGCAGGCCAAGGTGGCGGCTGCGGTGGCCGAATATAAAGAGCAGGTGGCCATTCGTGATGTCGAACTGGCCTATCGCACCGAGCAGGACACCCAGCTGCAGCAGGATCTGGAGCGCCTCAAGCGCGAGCGCGACGAATTCGCCAGCCAGGGCGGCGGGCAGATTCTCGAACGTCTTTCCAAGCTCGGTGTGGTGTTCGTGGTCTATCACCCGGGCGCCGGGCACCTGACCATCCCGCTGCAGGATATTGCCCGTTACCAGGACAACCCGATGAGCTATGCCGCGGCCAAGTGCTTCGTCTCCGAGGCGCAGTATCGTCAGTGGCTGAGTCATTACCAGCAGCCCACCTGCGAGGCGAGCTTGCCATCCGGTGATCGCTGCGCGATGCCGATCGACCGGGTGGAAACCCCCAGCCGCTTCGTTATCGGCGATTCCAACTGCTGCGCCCGGCACAAGGCAGGTAGCCGCTTGCGTACCGTCAGCTAG
- a CDS encoding hydrolase → MRILLSLLLATLLLGLAGSYLFWLRDAPPGHYLTDLRTDIAELGGPADWHGNLLTLNPALYPSDYSSPQQLSRKLDSILLQARDNALLTPETVVILPAQIGTWLLLSHEKPQVYSARSLDEVKLQLALNNPLSLLRTWLFTDDASWNELLLRMKAQQAADDYLKVFTHLARKHAVTLHAGSITLPSPQLLDGRIVTGYGELQAFGLTFASDGSILGPPRSQSLLASSVAPQPIEQTLGEDLLSTQGNGGNGPPLEIVTLRRNQSIASSVTFLRGRLWPLQTDQIHLRLTAATSDSHSQLLNFWVAP, encoded by the coding sequence ATGCGTATTCTGCTCTCCCTGCTACTCGCCACCCTCCTGCTCGGCCTCGCCGGCAGCTACCTGTTCTGGCTGCGCGACGCACCACCCGGCCACTACCTCACCGATCTGCGCACCGATATCGCAGAGCTGGGCGGACCTGCGGACTGGCACGGCAACCTGCTGACCCTCAACCCCGCCCTGTATCCCAGCGACTACAGCAGCCCGCAACAGCTCAGCCGCAAGCTCGACAGCATCCTGCTACAGGCACGCGACAACGCCCTGCTGACGCCGGAGACGGTGGTGATCCTGCCCGCCCAAATCGGCACCTGGCTGTTGCTCAGCCACGAAAAACCGCAGGTCTATAGCGCCCGCAGCCTCGACGAGGTGAAACTGCAGCTGGCACTGAACAATCCGCTCAGCCTGCTGCGCACCTGGCTATTCACCGATGACGCCTCCTGGAACGAACTGCTGCTGCGCATGAAGGCGCAACAAGCGGCGGACGATTACCTCAAGGTCTTCACCCATCTGGCGCGCAAGCACGCCGTGACCCTGCACGCCGGCAGCATCACCCTGCCCTCACCGCAACTGCTCGATGGCCGCATCGTCACCGGTTATGGCGAGCTGCAGGCGTTCGGCCTGACCTTCGCCAGCGATGGCAGCATCCTCGGCCCGCCACGCAGCCAGAGCCTGCTGGCCAGCAGCGTCGCACCCCAGCCCATCGAGCAGACGCTGGGCGAGGATCTGCTCAGCACCCAGGGCAATGGTGGCAATGGCCCACCGCTCGAAATCGTCACCTTGCGGCGCAACCAGAGCATCGCCAGCAGCGTGACATTCCTGCGTGGCCGGCTCTGGCCGCTGCAAACCGATCAGATCCACCTGCGGCTCACGGCAGCGACGTCTGACAGCCACAGCCAGTTGCTGAATTTCTGGGTCGCGCCCTGA
- a CDS encoding NAD(+) kinase produces MEQFRNIGIIGRLGSAQVLDTIRRLKKFLIGRHLHVILEDTIAEVLPGHGLQTCSRKILGEVCDLVIVVGGDGSMLGAARALARHKIPVLGINRGSLGFLTDIRPDELEVKVAEVLEGNFLEESRFLLEAEVRRHGEAIGQGDALNDVVLHPGKSTKMIEFELYIDGQFVCSQKADGLIIATPTGSTAYSLSAGGPIMHPKLDAMVIVPMYPHTLSSRPIVVDGNSELKVVVADDLPIYPLVSCDGQNHFTCAPGDTITVAKKPHKLRLIHPLGHNYYEACRTKLGWGSRLGGND; encoded by the coding sequence ATGGAGCAATTCCGCAATATCGGCATCATCGGTCGTCTGGGTAGCGCGCAGGTGCTGGATACCATTCGCCGCCTGAAAAAATTCCTCATCGGCCGCCACCTGCATGTGATCCTCGAAGACACCATCGCCGAAGTGTTGCCGGGCCACGGCCTGCAGACCTGCTCGCGCAAGATCCTCGGTGAGGTCTGCGACCTGGTCATCGTGGTCGGTGGCGATGGCAGCATGCTCGGCGCCGCCCGTGCCCTGGCTCGGCACAAGATTCCGGTGCTCGGCATCAACCGTGGCAGCCTGGGCTTTCTCACCGATATCCGCCCGGATGAGCTGGAAGTGAAGGTCGCCGAGGTGCTCGAAGGCAATTTCCTCGAAGAGAGCCGCTTCCTCCTGGAAGCCGAGGTGCGCCGCCACGGCGAAGCCATCGGCCAGGGCGATGCGCTCAACGACGTGGTGCTGCACCCGGGCAAGTCGACCAAGATGATCGAGTTCGAGCTGTATATCGACGGCCAGTTCGTCTGCAGCCAGAAGGCCGACGGCCTGATCATCGCCACCCCGACCGGCTCCACCGCCTATTCGCTGTCCGCCGGCGGGCCGATCATGCACCCCAAGCTGGATGCCATGGTCATCGTGCCGATGTACCCGCACACCCTATCCAGCCGGCCGATCGTGGTCGATGGCAACAGCGAGTTGAAGGTCGTGGTGGCGGATGACCTGCCGATCTACCCGCTGGTTTCCTGCGACGGCCAGAACCACTTCACCTGCGCGCCCGGCGACACCATCACGGTGGCCAAGAAGCCGCACAAGCTGCGCCTGATCCACCCGCTCGGACACAACTACTACGAGGCTTGCCGCACCAAGCTGGGCTGGGGCAGCCGGCTAGGGGGCAACGACTAG
- a CDS encoding metallophosphoesterase, with protein sequence MLDAARGYDLIGDVHGCAHSLARLLEQLGYLRHAGVWRHPQRMALFLGDLIDRGPRIRETLHLVHDMVAAGQALCIMGNHEYNALGWCTPALEGSGKQFVREHTPRHERLLEQTLLQFEGHPADWQDFLGWFYQLPLFLDAGRFRMVHACWDAGLIAALRAEHSDGRIDEAFVKASGVPGSFANRVFERLLRGTDMRLPQGLTLTSEEGFTRAFFRTKFWEDNPQTYGDVVFQPDALPDEVARTPLSPDDRNRLLQYGLDQPMLFVGHYWRRGLPAPIRPNLACLDYSAVMAGKLVAYRLDQETRIDPDKFVWVEVEPPEAPR encoded by the coding sequence ATGCTGGATGCGGCGCGCGGCTATGACCTGATTGGCGATGTGCACGGTTGTGCCCATAGCCTGGCGCGCCTGCTCGAACAGCTGGGCTACCTGCGGCATGCCGGCGTCTGGCGTCATCCGCAACGCATGGCGCTGTTCCTCGGTGACCTGATCGACCGTGGCCCGCGTATCCGCGAGACCCTGCACCTGGTCCACGACATGGTCGCCGCGGGCCAGGCGCTGTGCATCATGGGCAACCACGAATACAACGCCCTGGGCTGGTGTACGCCGGCGCTGGAAGGCAGCGGCAAGCAGTTCGTGCGTGAACACACGCCGCGTCACGAGCGCCTGCTGGAGCAGACCCTGCTGCAGTTCGAGGGCCACCCGGCCGACTGGCAGGATTTCCTCGGCTGGTTCTACCAACTGCCGCTGTTTCTCGATGCCGGACGTTTCCGTATGGTGCACGCCTGCTGGGATGCCGGGCTGATTGCCGCCCTGCGCGCCGAACATAGCGATGGCCGCATCGACGAGGCTTTCGTCAAGGCCTCGGGCGTGCCTGGCAGCTTCGCCAACCGGGTGTTCGAACGCCTGCTGCGCGGTACCGACATGCGTTTGCCGCAGGGCCTGACCCTGACCAGCGAAGAAGGCTTCACCCGCGCCTTCTTCCGTACCAAATTCTGGGAAGACAACCCGCAAACCTACGGCGACGTGGTGTTCCAGCCCGATGCCTTGCCCGATGAAGTGGCCCGCACGCCACTGTCGCCGGACGACCGCAACCGCCTGCTGCAATACGGCCTGGATCAGCCGATGTTGTTCGTCGGCCACTACTGGCGGCGTGGCCTGCCGGCGCCGATCCGGCCCAACCTGGCCTGCCTGGACTACAGCGCGGTGATGGCCGGCAAGCTGGTGGCCTATCGCCTGGACCAGGAAACCCGCATCGACCCGGACAAGTTTGTCTGGGTCGAAGTCGAGCCACCGGAGGCGCCACGATGA